The Gammaproteobacteria bacterium genomic interval CTCACTCCACGGTGACGCTCTTCGCCAAGTTGCGCGGGCGGTCGATGCTTCGCCCCGTCTCCAACGCGAGATAGTACGCGAAGAGCTGCAGCGGGATCAGCATCAGAATCGGGTCGAGCACGGGGTCGAGCGCGGGCACGACGACGAGGTCGTCGACGTCCACGTCGAGGCGCTCGCGTTGCGCGACGGCGAGCACCGGTCCCTTGCGCGCGCGGATCTCCTCGATCGACGCAAGATTCTTCTCGAGCAGGTGGTCGTCCGGGACGATCGCGATCGTCGGAACTTCCGGAGAAACGAGCGCGAGCGGTCCGTGCTTGAGCTCGGAGGCCGGATACGCTTCCGCGTGCACGTAGGCGACCTCCTTCAGCTTCAACGCCCCCTCCATCGCCAGCGCCCAGCCGAAGTCCCGGCCGATGTAGTAGGCGTCGTCAAAGCGGGCGTATCGGCGCGCGAGCTCCTCGATGTGCGATGCGAGAGAGAGCGTGGCGGCGATCGTTTCCGGCAGCTCGCGCATCGCGTGCACGAGCCGTCTGCCCCGCTCCGGCGACAGATCCTTCATTCTGCCCAGGTAGAGCGCGAGCAAAGCGAAGACCGCGAGCGTGCACGCGAAAGTCTTCGTCGACACGACGGAGATTTCCGGCCCTGCATGCATGTAAACACCCCGACCGCACGCGCGCGCGATAGAGCTGCCGACGACGTTCACGACGCCGAGGGTCGCTCCGCCCTTACGGCGGATCTCCTGCACCGCCGCGAGCGTGTCGAACGTCTCGCCCGACTGGCTCACGGCCACGTACAGCGTGTCGTGCTCGATGATCGCATTCCGGTAGCGGAACTCCGCCGCCGGAACGGCGTCGCACGGCAGCCTCGCGAGCGACTCGATCAGCCGCGCGCCGAGAAACCCGGAGATGTACGCCGAGCCGCAGCCGAGCACGGTGATTCTGCGGAAGCGCTGCAGCTCCCGCGCCTCCATCGCGATGCCGCCGAGGTGCGCGGTGTCGAAGCGGGTGTCGAGACGGCCGCGCATCGCCGCTTCCACGGCCGCCGGCTGATCCATGATCTCCTTCAACATGTAGTGAGCATGATCGCCCTTCTCGAAGGTCGACGCTCCCCACGTGATCGTGATCGCTTCTCGCGCGGCCGGGCCGGGCGAGGCGGCACCGTCGACGGACGTCACGGTGTATCCTTTCGCGTCGACTCGCGCGATCTCGCCGTCCTCGAGATAGACGACCCGCTGCGTGTGCCGGATCAGAGCCGCGGCGTCGGACGCGACGAACATCTCCTTCTCGCCGATCCCGATGAGGACCGGGCTGCCGTTACGCGCTGCGACCATCGCGCCGGCCTCGTCGAGGACGAGCAGGCCGTAGCTGCCGGCGACGTTCGCGAGGGCGAGGCGCACGCGCTCCTCGAGCGTGCCGGCGTCCGCGGCCGCGATCAGGTGCGCGAGCACCTCCGTGTCGGTCTCGGACGCGAAGCGCGCGCCGTTCGCCTCGAGGGTCGCTTTGAGCTCGCGCGCGTTCTCGATGATGCCGTTGTGCACGACCGCGATCCTGCCCGAGGCGTCGGTGTGCGGATGAGCATTGCGATCCAACGGGGCACCGTGCGTCGCCCACCGCGTGTGTCCGATGCCCGCTCGGCCGGCGAGCCGCTTCGGGAGAACGGCTTCGAGATCGGCGACCGTCCCTTGCTTCTTGAAAACCGAGAGCGCCCCTCCTCGGGATAGCGCGAGGCCCGCGGAATCGTAACCGCGGTATTCGAGCCGGCGCAGGCCCTCGAGAAGGATCGGCGCTGCGTTTTGCGGGCCGACGTAGCCGACGATGCCGCACATCGCGTTCTCCCGGAGTTGCGGTCAGCCGTAGATCATTCGCCGGATCTGCCGCGTCGTGAGCGGCGGCATCGCGAAGACGCGGCACCGAAGCTCGTCGGCGAGACGCTCGAAAATCGCGTCGTTCCGCAGCCCTTCGCTCCGCTTGAGCTCGCGATGGCGGCGCGCAACGTAAGCCTCGGGGGATTCGGTCAGATACGCGATGACGTCGAGCACGACCCGCCGCGCCTGCTCGCGCGACAGCGGCGTGCTTGCCGCCAGCCGCTCCACCAGGGGTTGGAGATCGTCGTCCGGCATGCCCTCTTCATACTCTCTCGGCACTTCCCTTTCAATGAATTTGCCCGAAAACGGGCAAAAACTGCGCGGCATTGAGCGAGCCAGCCGCGATGCGAGTCGGCCGAGCGGCTCGAGGCGGGCAGCCAGGCTCGGTCTCTACGGCGTGCGCCTATACTCGGGACGCACCGGCGCAGCCGCCGGCGAGAGGAGCCATCGCGATGCAGAAGCAGCTATGCGCGGCGCTGGCCGCCGTCTTGCTGATCGGCGGCGGGCAGGGGCTCGCGCAAGACCGCCCGGACCGCGCGCTGCCGCCCGACGTGGACGCGGTGTCGCTGTCGCGCCTGCCGGCGCTCGAACGCGACGACATGGGGCCGGAAGGAAAGGCGGCCTACGACCTCGTCGTCGGCGACGGTCCTCCGCCCCGGACAGGGCCGGCGGCGGTCTCGCTCTACAGCCCGAAGGTCGCCGAAGCCTTTCAGCTGCTGAACCAATATCTCCGCTACGAAGGCGCGCTCGAGCCGCGCGTGTACGAGGTCGCGATTCTCGTGGCCGCCTGGGA includes:
- the glmS gene encoding glutamine--fructose-6-phosphate transaminase (isomerizing), which encodes MCGIVGYVGPQNAAPILLEGLRRLEYRGYDSAGLALSRGGALSVFKKQGTVADLEAVLPKRLAGRAGIGHTRWATHGAPLDRNAHPHTDASGRIAVVHNGIIENARELKATLEANGARFASETDTEVLAHLIAAADAGTLEERVRLALANVAGSYGLLVLDEAGAMVAARNGSPVLIGIGEKEMFVASDAAALIRHTQRVVYLEDGEIARVDAKGYTVTSVDGAASPGPAAREAITITWGASTFEKGDHAHYMLKEIMDQPAAVEAAMRGRLDTRFDTAHLGGIAMEARELQRFRRITVLGCGSAYISGFLGARLIESLARLPCDAVPAAEFRYRNAIIEHDTLYVAVSQSGETFDTLAAVQEIRRKGGATLGVVNVVGSSIARACGRGVYMHAGPEISVVSTKTFACTLAVFALLALYLGRMKDLSPERGRRLVHAMRELPETIAATLSLASHIEELARRYARFDDAYYIGRDFGWALAMEGALKLKEVAYVHAEAYPASELKHGPLALVSPEVPTIAIVPDDHLLEKNLASIEEIRARKGPVLAVAQRERLDVDVDDLVVVPALDPVLDPILMLIPLQLFAYYLALETGRSIDRPRNLAKSVTVE
- a CDS encoding carboxymuconolactone decarboxylase family protein; its protein translation is MQKQLCAALAAVLLIGGGQGLAQDRPDRALPPDVDAVSLSRLPALERDDMGPEGKAAYDLVVGDGPPPRTGPAAVSLYSPKVAEAFQLLNQYLRYEGALEPRVYEVAILVAAWEIEQQYEWSAHEPAALRAGVPQQVVDTIKHDRDPAGLAADDALIIRVGRSLLREHRLSSELFAEAVERFGEQGFVELVTVMGDYVMAGLLLSAVDQHLPEDRPALLPER